The Williamsia sp. DF01-3 genome has a window encoding:
- a CDS encoding DUF3054 domain-containing protein: MNHAEGLSLHGLFSTTWPFALGAAIGWSLAYLYAHMRADHGFDYPFHPERVFPDGVLVWIGAVAIGMILRQQFHQGVALSFIIVATIVLGVFLLGWRAARMVLSRRRQTVTT; this comes from the coding sequence ATGAACCATGCCGAAGGCCTGTCGCTTCACGGACTGTTCAGCACCACCTGGCCCTTTGCCCTGGGCGCAGCGATCGGATGGTCGCTCGCCTACCTGTACGCGCACATGCGCGCCGATCACGGCTTCGATTACCCGTTCCACCCCGAGCGCGTGTTCCCTGACGGAGTCCTGGTGTGGATCGGCGCCGTGGCCATCGGCATGATCCTGCGCCAGCAATTTCATCAGGGTGTGGCGCTCAGCTTCATCATCGTGGCAACCATCGTGCTCGGTGTCTTCCTGCTCGGCTGGCGCGCGGCACGCATGGTGCTCTCCCGACGTCGCCAGACGGTCACCACCTGA
- a CDS encoding SDR family oxidoreductase, translated as MTTYLVTGATGRIGVPTTNRLRQAGHDVKALSRRAGDGMVTGDLRTGVGIAEAMGGVDTVIHLATTNGAGDIEVARNLVSAAAEAHVEHIVLLSIVGIDKIPFGFYRQRLEIEAIAAAGPVPLTIQRATQFHPFVEQMFLAQRFSPVLLSPSISFQPIATDEVAARLVDLAAGDPMGRVDDIGGPEQRAVRDLLAEWKQVTGRRRPDLPVRLPGKTFTAFRNGENLVPGTPFGLETFSQYLTAKYS; from the coding sequence ATGACGACTTATCTGGTCACCGGAGCAACCGGCCGGATCGGTGTCCCCACCACCAACCGCCTGCGGCAAGCGGGGCACGACGTGAAAGCGCTCAGCAGGCGCGCGGGCGACGGCATGGTCACCGGAGATCTCAGGACCGGCGTCGGCATCGCCGAGGCCATGGGCGGGGTCGACACCGTCATCCACCTGGCCACCACCAACGGGGCCGGCGACATCGAGGTCGCGCGGAATCTCGTGAGTGCGGCGGCCGAGGCCCACGTCGAACACATCGTCCTGCTGTCGATCGTCGGCATCGACAAGATCCCCTTCGGCTTCTACCGTCAGCGACTCGAGATCGAGGCGATCGCCGCCGCCGGTCCGGTCCCACTGACAATCCAGCGGGCCACCCAGTTCCATCCGTTCGTCGAGCAGATGTTCCTGGCCCAGCGTTTCTCGCCGGTTCTACTGTCCCCGTCGATCAGTTTTCAGCCCATCGCAACCGATGAGGTCGCCGCCCGGCTGGTCGACCTGGCGGCCGGCGATCCGATGGGACGCGTCGACGACATCGGCGGGCCGGAGCAGCGGGCGGTGCGCGACCTGCTGGCCGAGTGGAAACAAGTGACGGGTCGCCGCCGCCCCGACCTCCCGGTGCGGCTTCCGGGCAAGACCTTCACGGCATTTCGGAATGGCGAGAACCTGGTTCCCGGAACACCTTTCGGGCTCGAAACGTTCTCCCAGTACCTGACGGCCAAGTACAGCTGA
- a CDS encoding TetR/AcrR family transcriptional regulator, giving the protein MTERPRGTDPQFTTAAVRQGDDPTAQAILSAAVQMIAARGYHGTSVRDIAGFAGLSAGSIYNHFGSKHDLLVTILVRGGEALVESTEKALLDAPANPADRLDAIVRTHVGVHAENPLESYIGNSELRSLDAVALERVIANRDAQQRIFDRVVADGVKRGVFLTTNPIEASRFVVTACTAVAMWFRPTGPASEEQVIKRYQAVARDAVAYRPPTEN; this is encoded by the coding sequence ATGACCGAGCGTCCGAGGGGAACCGACCCGCAATTCACCACTGCTGCGGTCCGGCAGGGTGATGATCCCACTGCGCAGGCGATCCTCAGCGCCGCGGTGCAGATGATCGCTGCGCGCGGCTACCACGGGACGTCGGTCCGGGACATCGCAGGATTCGCCGGTCTCAGCGCAGGGAGCATCTACAACCATTTCGGATCGAAACACGATCTGCTGGTCACCATTTTGGTCCGCGGTGGTGAGGCGCTGGTGGAGAGCACCGAGAAGGCACTGCTCGATGCCCCCGCGAATCCGGCGGACCGGCTCGATGCGATCGTCCGCACGCATGTGGGCGTGCATGCCGAGAATCCACTCGAGAGTTACATCGGAAATTCCGAGCTGCGCAGCCTCGACGCCGTGGCACTGGAGCGTGTCATCGCCAATCGCGATGCGCAGCAACGGATTTTCGACAGAGTGGTGGCGGACGGCGTGAAGCGCGGAGTCTTCCTCACCACCAACCCGATCGAGGCGTCCCGGTTTGTCGTCACCGCCTGCACGGCGGTCGCGATGTGGTTCCGGCCCACGGGGCCGGCAAGCGAGGAGCAGGTCATCAAGCGGTACCAAGCGGTGGCCCGCGATGCGGTGGCCTACCGCCCGCCCACCGAGAACTGA
- a CDS encoding long-chain-fatty-acid--CoA ligase, with product MSTFETTTVAAAPGRRMSHGDQLARNARKVPDRVAFEYNGHSLSYRELDARTNRLARGLQSLGVERGDRVAVLMLNRLELIETYFAVLKLGAIVVPVNFRLSVAEIVYVLDDSDATVLFADHLLAPRAAQATGSRTLVVSGGDHEDVEQAIDYDTLLETDDGSLDIDVDENEPAFIMYTSGTTGKPKGAVLTHMNLLMNTINVCLEQGVSGDGEVGLSGLPLFHIGGLSGMLAYVFVGGTSILIDVLNFDPVKALETMSERGVVAGYFVPTQWKAICEAALARKLDYSLERIAWGASAAPPSVLKAMSDAFGDVPVFNVFGQTEMSSATCILRGEDALRKNGSVGKPLMNVEVRLVDPDMNDVPVGQVGEIVYRGPTVMKEYWRNPDATADAMRGGWFHSGDLCVMDDEGYIKVVDRTKDMVNSGGENIYCAEVEDAIDSHSKVSEVAVVAKPHPRWVETPVAVIVPSDPADPPTLEEISEHCKSLIASYKKPTEILVVDALPRNAVGKVQKFKLRDQLAQP from the coding sequence ATGAGCACTTTCGAGACCACGACGGTGGCGGCGGCACCCGGACGGCGTATGTCCCACGGAGATCAGCTCGCTCGCAACGCAAGGAAAGTTCCCGACCGCGTAGCCTTCGAGTACAACGGCCATTCTCTGAGCTACCGCGAACTCGATGCCCGCACCAACCGGCTGGCCCGGGGATTGCAGTCCCTCGGAGTCGAACGCGGCGACCGGGTCGCCGTGCTGATGCTCAACCGGCTCGAGCTGATCGAGACCTACTTCGCCGTACTGAAGCTCGGTGCGATCGTCGTGCCGGTCAATTTCAGGCTGTCGGTGGCCGAGATCGTCTATGTTCTCGACGATTCGGACGCCACGGTGTTGTTCGCCGACCATCTGCTGGCGCCCAGGGCCGCGCAGGCAACAGGATCGCGCACCCTTGTCGTCAGCGGCGGTGACCACGAGGATGTCGAGCAGGCAATCGATTACGACACCCTCCTGGAGACCGATGACGGCTCGCTCGACATCGACGTCGACGAGAACGAGCCCGCTTTCATCATGTACACCTCGGGAACAACCGGGAAGCCCAAGGGCGCGGTACTCACCCACATGAACCTGCTGATGAACACCATCAACGTCTGCCTCGAGCAGGGGGTGAGCGGTGACGGCGAAGTCGGGTTGTCCGGCTTGCCGTTGTTCCACATCGGCGGATTGTCGGGGATGCTCGCCTACGTCTTCGTCGGTGGCACATCGATTCTCATCGATGTCCTGAACTTCGACCCCGTCAAGGCGCTCGAGACCATGTCGGAGCGAGGGGTGGTCGCCGGGTACTTCGTCCCCACACAGTGGAAAGCCATCTGCGAGGCCGCACTGGCCAGAAAGCTCGACTACTCGCTCGAACGCATCGCCTGGGGTGCCTCGGCCGCTCCTCCGTCGGTGTTGAAGGCCATGTCCGACGCGTTCGGCGACGTGCCGGTCTTCAACGTCTTCGGCCAGACCGAGATGAGTTCTGCCACTTGTATTCTGCGCGGAGAGGATGCACTCCGGAAGAACGGCTCGGTGGGTAAGCCCCTGATGAATGTCGAAGTACGTCTGGTGGACCCCGATATGAACGACGTGCCGGTCGGCCAGGTCGGTGAGATCGTCTACCGCGGCCCCACCGTCATGAAGGAATACTGGCGTAACCCCGATGCCACCGCAGATGCCATGCGGGGCGGCTGGTTTCATTCCGGTGACCTGTGCGTGATGGATGACGAGGGCTACATCAAGGTGGTCGACCGGACCAAGGACATGGTCAATTCCGGCGGGGAGAACATCTACTGCGCCGAGGTCGAGGACGCCATCGACTCGCACAGCAAGGTCTCCGAGGTCGCTGTGGTGGCCAAACCTCACCCCCGATGGGTCGAGACCCCTGTGGCAGTCATCGTTCCCTCGGACCCCGCAGACCCGCCCACCCTGGAAGAGATCTCCGAGCACTGCAAGTCGCTGATCGCGTCGTACAAGAAGCCGACGGAGATCCTGGTGGTCGATGCCCTGCCCCGCAACGCCGTGGGCAAGGTGCAGAAGTTCAAACTGCGCGATCAGCTGGCGCAACCCTAG
- a CDS encoding cyclase family protein, translating into MGRTQDGGNWSLAWTPPDYTVDEKGKRVGYVNTSQPNNWGRWGEDDQRGTANFITPDMVKAAAALVRTGQTVSCAIPLDASGPVHPSRPGVVHLFGYTGADFTVGSQLQLIAPRIQGADDYIFMPLQGSTQWDSLAHICSDDVMYNGYWIGNTESGGGAGRNSIHQLKTSLAGRGVLLDLARWQGADRLEPGVAITPRDLDACAAEQGVTVGTGDILLLRTGHVPWFYSLADKSEFWTAGSPGLGRDCVEWIHRKEIAAVALDNIATEVEPAEDPSDRLYPLHIRLIRDLGLTLGEVWWLDDLAEVCAAEGRYEFFLSAPPLNVTNAVGSPLNPIAIL; encoded by the coding sequence ATGGGACGCACACAAGACGGCGGCAACTGGTCACTGGCCTGGACCCCGCCGGACTACACCGTCGACGAGAAGGGCAAGCGCGTTGGTTACGTCAACACCTCACAGCCCAACAACTGGGGCCGCTGGGGCGAGGACGATCAGCGCGGAACCGCCAACTTCATCACCCCGGACATGGTCAAAGCCGCTGCGGCGCTGGTTCGTACGGGACAGACGGTCAGTTGCGCGATTCCGCTGGACGCTTCCGGCCCGGTCCACCCGAGTCGGCCTGGGGTGGTGCACCTGTTCGGCTACACCGGCGCCGACTTCACGGTCGGCTCACAGCTCCAGCTGATCGCGCCCCGCATCCAGGGTGCCGACGACTACATCTTCATGCCACTGCAGGGCAGCACGCAGTGGGACAGCCTGGCGCACATCTGTTCTGACGACGTCATGTACAACGGCTACTGGATCGGGAACACCGAGTCCGGCGGCGGTGCGGGCCGCAACTCCATCCATCAGCTGAAGACCTCCCTCGCCGGCCGCGGTGTCCTGCTCGACCTCGCCCGGTGGCAGGGCGCCGACCGGCTGGAACCCGGGGTCGCGATCACCCCCCGCGACCTCGACGCCTGTGCCGCCGAGCAAGGGGTCACGGTGGGCACCGGCGACATCTTGCTGCTACGCACCGGGCATGTTCCCTGGTTCTATTCGCTTGCAGACAAATCCGAGTTCTGGACGGCCGGATCGCCCGGGCTCGGACGCGACTGCGTGGAGTGGATCCACCGCAAGGAGATCGCCGCCGTGGCACTGGACAACATCGCCACCGAGGTCGAGCCCGCCGAGGACCCGAGCGACCGACTGTATCCACTGCACATCCGGTTGATCCGCGACCTCGGACTCACCTTGGGTGAGGTGTGGTGGCTCGACGACCTCGCCGAGGTATGTGCAGCCGAGGGCCGCTACGAGTTCTTCTTGTCCGCCCCGCCGCTGAACGTCACCAATGCCGTCGGCTCGCCGTTGAACCCCATCGCGATCCTGTAA
- a CDS encoding acyl-CoA dehydrogenase family protein: MDFDLPESITQTLREIDEFIEAELKPLQEAEDNMRFFDHRREYARTDFEGGGVPRREWEELLGQMHRLADDAGWLRYALPAEVGGRDGSNFDMAVIREHLAHKGLGLHNDLQNESSIVGNFPFAHMLMQFGTPEQREEFLEPMIRGEARIGFGLTEPDHGSDATWMETTARRDGDDWVINGGKRFNSGMHNATHDVVFARTSGKDGDARGITAFFVPTDLPGFSVDFQWWTFNMPTDHAEVTISDVRVPNSAIFGAEGEGLAVAQTFVHENRIRQAASGVGAAQYCIDRSVEYARKRITFGAPLSSRQAIQFPLVELHTEAEMVRGLVRKTAWELDRLPHMQISDKVSMCNYRANRLVCDAADRAIQVHGGMGYTRHMPFEHIYRHHRRYRITEGSEEVQIRKVAGYLFGFAGPDKIKTDKQA; encoded by the coding sequence GTGGATTTCGACCTGCCCGAATCGATCACGCAGACACTCAGGGAGATCGACGAGTTCATCGAGGCGGAGCTCAAGCCTCTGCAAGAGGCCGAAGACAACATGAGGTTCTTCGACCATCGGCGCGAGTACGCACGCACGGATTTCGAGGGCGGTGGGGTGCCGCGCCGGGAGTGGGAAGAGCTCCTCGGCCAGATGCATCGGCTCGCCGATGACGCCGGCTGGCTGCGGTATGCGCTGCCCGCCGAGGTCGGTGGTCGTGACGGCTCGAACTTCGACATGGCCGTCATCCGGGAACATCTGGCACACAAGGGTTTGGGTCTGCACAACGACCTGCAGAACGAGTCGTCCATCGTCGGGAACTTCCCGTTCGCCCACATGTTGATGCAGTTCGGCACCCCTGAGCAGCGTGAGGAGTTCCTCGAACCCATGATCCGCGGGGAGGCCCGCATCGGCTTCGGTCTCACCGAACCCGACCACGGGAGCGACGCCACGTGGATGGAGACCACCGCCCGGCGCGATGGTGACGACTGGGTAATCAACGGCGGCAAGCGATTCAACTCCGGCATGCACAACGCCACCCACGATGTGGTGTTCGCGCGCACCTCGGGCAAGGACGGGGATGCCCGCGGCATCACGGCATTCTTCGTTCCCACCGACCTGCCCGGCTTCTCCGTCGATTTCCAGTGGTGGACGTTCAACATGCCCACAGACCACGCCGAGGTCACCATCAGTGATGTGCGGGTGCCGAATTCGGCGATCTTCGGTGCCGAAGGCGAAGGCCTTGCGGTCGCGCAGACGTTTGTCCACGAGAATCGGATCCGGCAGGCCGCCTCCGGAGTCGGTGCGGCTCAGTACTGCATCGACCGCAGCGTAGAGTACGCGCGCAAGCGGATCACGTTCGGCGCTCCGCTGTCGAGCAGGCAGGCCATCCAGTTCCCACTCGTCGAACTGCACACCGAGGCCGAGATGGTTCGCGGCCTCGTCCGCAAGACTGCCTGGGAGTTGGACCGATTGCCGCACATGCAGATCAGCGACAAGGTGTCGATGTGCAATTACCGGGCCAACAGGCTGGTCTGCGACGCCGCCGATCGCGCCATCCAGGTGCACGGCGGAATGGGATACACCCGCCACATGCCGTTCGAACACATCTATCGGCACCACCGTCGGTACCGGATCACCGAAGGCTCCGAAGAGGTTCAGATCCGCAAGGTGGCCGGCTACCTGTTCGGATTCGCCGGACCCGACAAGATCAAGACCGACAAGCAGGCGTGA
- a CDS encoding phosphotransferase family protein, protein MEPGTDDIGLRLTERLTTVLGQPVRIEQLQRLTAGANSETWSFEAHRGADVERMVLRRQPGGGHGPMGMTREAEAIAAAHAAGVPVPRVVDYADDGEALGAPYLIADHIDGETIPRKILRDNRYADARTSMASELGRTLAGIHSIPLGSVPALRSAPTADLDHLRTLYLDLDTPSAVTEIALAWLAAHQPEPVGEAVVHGDFRNGNLIVDEGGLAAVLDWELTHIGDPREDLGWLLVKCWRFGTEPEVGGFGSIDELLDGYAEISGSRPDTDAVRWWQIYRTAWWGIGCAQMAQRHLSGEVRSVELAAIGRRVCEQEHDLLLALGHPADPAPTELTELPWTELHGRPTTPELLGAVTEFLRASVMTASDPALAFQARVAANVLDIVERELTYGGVQQQRRRSRLSDLGFDTEAELALAIRSGSIGADDPAVVAATRAAVTDRLMVANPRYLNT, encoded by the coding sequence ATGGAACCCGGCACCGACGACATCGGGTTACGCCTCACCGAACGACTGACAACTGTTCTCGGCCAACCGGTCCGGATCGAGCAGCTGCAGCGGCTGACAGCCGGGGCGAACAGTGAGACGTGGTCGTTCGAGGCACACCGCGGCGCGGATGTGGAGCGAATGGTGCTGCGTCGTCAACCCGGTGGTGGCCACGGCCCGATGGGTATGACGAGGGAGGCCGAGGCCATCGCAGCCGCGCACGCTGCCGGCGTCCCGGTACCTCGGGTGGTGGACTACGCCGATGACGGTGAAGCACTGGGCGCACCGTACCTGATCGCCGACCACATCGACGGCGAGACCATTCCGCGGAAGATCCTGCGCGACAACCGCTATGCCGACGCCCGCACCTCGATGGCATCGGAGCTCGGTCGGACGCTGGCCGGGATCCATTCCATCCCGCTTGGCTCGGTGCCGGCCTTGCGCAGTGCCCCGACTGCGGATCTCGACCATCTGCGCACCCTCTACCTCGACCTGGACACACCGTCGGCCGTCACCGAGATCGCGTTGGCGTGGCTGGCCGCTCACCAACCCGAACCGGTCGGGGAAGCGGTGGTGCACGGCGACTTCCGCAACGGCAACCTGATCGTCGACGAAGGAGGGCTGGCCGCCGTCCTGGACTGGGAACTCACCCACATCGGCGATCCCAGGGAAGACCTGGGCTGGCTTCTGGTCAAGTGCTGGCGCTTCGGTACCGAACCCGAGGTCGGTGGTTTCGGTTCGATCGACGAGCTGCTGGACGGTTATGCCGAGATCAGCGGGTCGCGGCCCGACACCGACGCGGTTCGCTGGTGGCAGATCTACCGCACGGCATGGTGGGGAATCGGTTGCGCCCAGATGGCGCAGCGACACCTGTCGGGCGAGGTCCGGTCGGTGGAACTCGCTGCCATCGGTCGGCGGGTCTGCGAGCAGGAGCACGACCTGTTGCTCGCCCTCGGTCACCCGGCCGACCCCGCTCCGACCGAGTTGACCGAACTGCCGTGGACCGAGTTACACGGCAGACCGACCACCCCGGAACTCCTCGGTGCGGTCACCGAGTTCCTCCGCGCGTCCGTGATGACCGCCTCCGACCCGGCTCTCGCATTCCAGGCCCGCGTCGCCGCCAATGTGCTCGACATCGTCGAGCGTGAATTGACCTACGGGGGCGTCCAGCAGCAACGCCGGCGAAGTCGCCTCTCCGACCTCGGCTTCGACACCGAGGCCGAGTTGGCCCTGGCGATCCGCTCCGGGTCCATTGGTGCCGACGACCCGGCCGTGGTCGCCGCCACACGCGCCGCTGTGACGGATCGTCTGATGGTGGCCAACCCGCGATATCTGAACACGTAG
- a CDS encoding Lrp/AsnC ligand binding domain-containing protein, producing MATIQRTAGDSDLLLTVMVPDLGFLGDWVQRLADTDGSARTRTRVVMRVHGESERWRVHALSDTQETALAQYRPAPVPMTHEPDEADLELMAALATDGRRSAVDLANLTGLSAPTVRRRLTRLMAERILSIRCEVAHAYSAWPVTANVWARGNSRALDTLVESLDAFPQVRVCCEVTGTANVIMTVWLHHISELSQFEHELERRVPGLTVVDRSVTLETSKRLGSVLDRDGRRIGSVPVVL from the coding sequence GTGGCGACCATCCAACGCACTGCCGGTGACAGCGACCTGCTGTTGACGGTGATGGTGCCCGACCTCGGTTTCCTCGGCGACTGGGTTCAGCGGCTGGCAGATACCGATGGTTCGGCCCGGACCCGCACCCGCGTGGTCATGCGTGTGCACGGCGAGAGCGAGCGCTGGCGGGTGCACGCGCTGTCCGACACACAAGAGACGGCGCTGGCCCAGTACCGACCCGCGCCCGTGCCGATGACACACGAGCCGGACGAGGCGGACCTGGAACTGATGGCTGCCCTGGCCACCGACGGCCGCCGATCCGCCGTCGACCTCGCCAACCTGACCGGACTCAGTGCCCCGACCGTACGGAGGCGGTTGACCCGGCTGATGGCAGAAAGAATCCTGTCGATCCGCTGCGAGGTGGCGCATGCCTACAGCGCGTGGCCGGTGACCGCCAACGTCTGGGCCCGCGGGAACTCACGCGCCCTCGACACCCTGGTCGAGTCGCTCGACGCCTTTCCTCAGGTACGCGTCTGCTGCGAGGTGACCGGGACCGCAAACGTGATCATGACCGTGTGGCTGCACCACATCAGTGAGCTGTCGCAGTTCGAACACGAACTGGAGCGACGGGTGCCGGGGCTGACAGTGGTGGACCGGTCTGTCACGCTCGAGACCTCGAAGAGACTCGGCTCCGTGCTCGACCGTGACGGGCGCCGAATCGGGTCGGTGCCGGTGGTGTTGTGA
- a CDS encoding AsnC family protein, whose amino-acid sequence MTDDIDDQIVHALQVAPRAPWGAVGDVLGISAATASRRWDRLVENGLAWIVTYPGVRTSTSAAAHLWKYTPRRARKAYSTN is encoded by the coding sequence GTGACCGACGACATCGATGATCAGATCGTGCATGCGCTGCAGGTTGCGCCGCGCGCACCGTGGGGAGCCGTCGGGGACGTACTCGGAATCAGTGCGGCAACCGCCTCGCGGCGGTGGGACCGCCTGGTGGAGAACGGGCTCGCATGGATCGTGACGTACCCGGGGGTGCGTACCTCGACAAGTGCTGCAGCGCATTTGTGGAAGTACACACCGCGGCGCGCCCGAAAGGCCTACTCGACGAATTGA
- a CDS encoding NAD/NADP-dependent octopine/nopaline dehydrogenase family protein, producing the protein MKVCVIGGGHGAYAAAAELTENDHHVTWWRREQSAFDALTSVGHLDIKDHRGERRIPVDGGGISVTADLRDAVAAADVIVIPIPAFAHDDLATALAPHLQDGQVVYLPPGSFGSLIFARALHDSGNAADVAFAETGTLPYLARKYGESRVVVSGYATRLPTGVFPARHTDRALATLAEVYPSVERVEDALSGALMNAGPIIHPPLILMNAGPLEHFPAWDIHNEGTQDSIRRVTSALDAERIAVRRALGYAAPHFPLADHYSADGDEWMYGNAAHEKLTDSGDWREKIDLHTHRYMTEDVEIGLALLSSVGHWASVPTPVADGLLALAGAITGRATGTGGRTLDALGLSDLDRDSMSDFLRNGFSR; encoded by the coding sequence ATGAAGGTTTGTGTCATCGGTGGTGGCCACGGCGCCTATGCCGCGGCTGCAGAACTGACCGAGAACGATCACCATGTGACGTGGTGGCGCCGGGAGCAGAGTGCTTTCGACGCCCTCACGTCGGTGGGTCACCTCGATATCAAAGACCATCGCGGAGAACGCCGGATCCCGGTCGACGGTGGCGGCATATCGGTGACTGCCGATCTCCGTGATGCAGTCGCCGCGGCTGATGTGATCGTCATCCCGATACCCGCTTTCGCACATGATGATCTCGCCACCGCCCTTGCCCCACATCTGCAGGACGGGCAGGTCGTGTACCTGCCGCCAGGTAGCTTCGGTTCGCTCATTTTTGCTCGCGCACTGCATGATTCGGGGAATGCGGCCGATGTTGCCTTCGCGGAGACCGGTACGCTCCCCTACCTTGCCCGCAAGTACGGCGAGTCCAGGGTGGTCGTGAGCGGGTATGCCACCCGTCTACCCACCGGGGTGTTCCCGGCACGCCACACCGACCGGGCACTTGCCACCTTGGCCGAGGTCTACCCTTCGGTGGAACGAGTCGAGGACGCACTCAGCGGAGCGCTCATGAATGCCGGGCCGATCATCCACCCCCCGCTGATCCTCATGAATGCTGGCCCATTGGAACATTTCCCGGCCTGGGACATCCACAACGAGGGCACTCAGGATTCGATCCGCAGGGTCACATCCGCACTGGATGCAGAGCGCATCGCCGTACGACGGGCCCTGGGTTACGCGGCCCCACATTTCCCTCTCGCGGACCACTACTCGGCCGACGGCGACGAGTGGATGTACGGGAATGCGGCACACGAAAAGCTCACGGACAGTGGCGATTGGCGCGAGAAGATCGATTTGCACACGCACCGCTACATGACCGAAGACGTGGAGATCGGGCTGGCGCTGCTGTCGTCGGTCGGCCACTGGGCATCGGTGCCCACACCGGTCGCCGACGGCCTGCTCGCCCTCGCGGGTGCGATCACCGGACGCGCCACCGGTACCGGTGGCCGCACACTCGACGCGCTCGGCCTGTCCGACCTCGATCGCGACTCGATGTCGGACTTCCTGCGGAACGGATTCTCTCGGTGA
- a CDS encoding 3-hydroxybutyryl-CoA dehydrogenase, producing the protein MTISNVAIVGAGRMGQGIAAALAFGHVAVSVVDLRDRGDGTGSYLQAVEASIRSMLERKVILGLLHPTDLEEVLDRVTVVSAPDALTAMSSAQLVFEAVPEIMEVKRVALSWIENTVEDDVPIASTTSSFLVTDLYEFVSHPERFLNAHWLNPADLIPLVEISAGVHTSELAVEATRELLIAIGKTPVTCSPSPGYIVPRLQALVMNEAARMVAEGVASAEDIDRAVRIGFGARFSVLGLLEFIDWGGCDILYHASNYLRGELGERFSPAELVESNMASGRRGISDGQGFYTFDPLTVDEYQARRTAEFARILDALGELPRYGDLVPAT; encoded by the coding sequence GTGACCATTTCGAATGTCGCGATAGTGGGCGCCGGGCGCATGGGCCAGGGAATCGCGGCGGCACTCGCGTTCGGGCACGTCGCGGTGTCCGTCGTGGACCTCCGCGACCGCGGCGACGGCACAGGGTCGTACCTGCAGGCGGTGGAGGCGTCGATCCGCTCCATGCTGGAGCGAAAGGTCATCCTCGGGCTCTTGCACCCCACAGACCTGGAAGAAGTGCTCGATCGGGTCACGGTCGTGTCGGCACCGGACGCCCTGACCGCGATGTCTTCTGCCCAGCTGGTGTTCGAGGCCGTCCCGGAGATCATGGAGGTCAAACGCGTTGCCCTGTCGTGGATCGAGAACACCGTCGAAGACGATGTACCGATCGCCTCCACGACGTCGAGCTTCCTCGTGACCGACCTCTACGAGTTCGTCTCCCACCCAGAGCGGTTCCTGAACGCACACTGGCTCAATCCCGCCGACCTCATCCCCCTGGTGGAGATCAGCGCCGGCGTCCACACGAGCGAGCTGGCGGTCGAGGCCACGCGGGAACTGTTGATCGCCATCGGCAAGACCCCGGTGACCTGCTCGCCTTCGCCTGGCTACATCGTGCCGCGCCTGCAGGCGCTGGTGATGAACGAGGCGGCCAGGATGGTGGCCGAAGGTGTTGCCAGTGCCGAAGACATCGACCGTGCGGTCCGAATCGGTTTCGGCGCCCGCTTCTCGGTTCTGGGGCTACTCGAGTTCATCGACTGGGGTGGGTGCGACATCTTGTACCACGCGTCGAACTATTTGAGAGGTGAACTGGGCGAACGATTTTCGCCTGCCGAACTCGTCGAGTCGAACATGGCATCCGGTCGTCGAGGTATCTCCGACGGGCAGGGATTCTATACTTTTGACCCGCTCACCGTCGACGAGTACCAGGCCCGCCGGACCGCCGAGTTCGCCCGCATCCTCGACGCTTTGGGTGAACTCCCGCGCTACGGGGACCTCGTTCCCGCGACTTAG